Proteins from one Halovivax limisalsi genomic window:
- a CDS encoding helix-turn-helix domain-containing protein — MAIIVEFTLPASSFPFGRSTSGGEGNRVQLERVIPLQDGRIPFLRVTGDDVDQFERVLRNSEVTEHVEVLTSAGDSVLYYAEWDEDAEPFLDGLAETGGTIMEAHGDAAWSFTVRFGNHAELTQFHRFYQDEHFPVHIERVAPLDDEIGVEYGFGLTPDQRETLIMAVENGYFSVPRGTKLDEIADELEITRQAASERVRRGTETVLRQALTGLAPTDEPSP; from the coding sequence ATGGCGATCATCGTCGAGTTTACCCTTCCCGCCTCGTCCTTCCCGTTCGGCCGCTCGACGAGCGGTGGCGAGGGGAATCGAGTCCAGCTCGAACGCGTTATCCCCCTCCAGGATGGCCGTATCCCGTTCCTCCGGGTGACGGGTGACGACGTCGACCAGTTCGAGCGCGTCCTCAGGAACAGCGAGGTGACCGAACACGTCGAGGTGCTCACGTCGGCCGGCGACAGCGTCCTCTACTACGCGGAGTGGGACGAAGACGCGGAACCCTTCCTCGACGGGCTCGCCGAGACGGGCGGGACCATCATGGAGGCCCACGGCGACGCCGCGTGGTCGTTCACGGTCCGATTCGGGAACCACGCCGAACTCACGCAGTTTCACCGGTTCTACCAGGACGAACACTTTCCGGTCCACATCGAACGCGTCGCCCCGCTCGACGACGAGATCGGCGTCGAGTACGGGTTCGGCCTCACGCCCGACCAGCGCGAAACGCTCATCATGGCCGTCGAGAACGGCTACTTTTCGGTCCCGCGGGGGACCAAACTCGACGAGATCGCCGACGAACTCGAGATCACGCGACAGGCGGCCTCCGAACGCGTCAGACGTGGGACCGAAACCGTCCTCCGGCAGGCGCTGACGGGTCTCGCCCCGACGGACGAACCGTCGCCATAA
- a CDS encoding acetolactate synthase large subunit, producing the protein MSTASDLLVACLEAEGVETVYGVPGEEVEDLLFSLRASSIAFVPTRHEQGAAFMADVHGRVTGEAGVCLATLGPGATNLITGVADAELDKSPLVAITGQGGRERLHKESHQALDVVDVFEPVVTWNAQIAAPETVPESVRKAFKLAEYEKPGATHLELPEDVAAEAVEAGSVDATPIVEPGQVRRPDPDDASVERAASVIDAADRPIVLAGNGAVRTRAADRLRGFVDRLEIPVVATYMGKGAISDRDPASLMTLDSGPEGEAERAIERADCVIAVGYDIAEHDPQDWNPDLETAIVHVDHEPAEVYRHYTPDVELVADVGAALEAVGEALPAAACSLWCGDRHIRILTEATSPPDADDPITVRNALPLLREAMTDADVLVSDVGSHKMAIAQAFPTYEPNTCIVSNGLASMGIAVPGALAADRALDANVVAATGDGGFLMNAAELETATRLDCSFTVVVFTDDDYGLISEKQVEHRGEATGTGLGNPDFVAFAESFGIEAYRPETWDEVESAFAAAVPSEDLAVIDLQLE; encoded by the coding sequence GTGAGCACCGCGTCCGATCTCCTCGTCGCCTGCCTCGAGGCGGAGGGCGTCGAGACCGTCTACGGGGTGCCCGGCGAGGAGGTGGAGGACCTGCTGTTCTCGCTCCGGGCGTCCTCGATCGCGTTCGTCCCCACCAGACACGAACAGGGGGCGGCGTTCATGGCCGACGTTCACGGCCGGGTGACCGGCGAGGCCGGCGTCTGCCTCGCGACGCTGGGCCCCGGCGCGACCAACCTGATCACGGGCGTCGCCGACGCGGAACTCGACAAGAGCCCGCTCGTCGCGATCACCGGCCAGGGCGGGCGCGAACGCCTCCACAAGGAGAGCCACCAGGCGCTCGACGTGGTCGACGTCTTCGAACCCGTCGTCACCTGGAACGCCCAGATCGCGGCGCCCGAAACCGTCCCCGAGTCCGTCCGCAAGGCGTTCAAGCTGGCGGAGTACGAGAAGCCGGGCGCGACCCACCTCGAACTGCCGGAGGACGTCGCCGCGGAGGCGGTCGAGGCGGGCTCGGTCGACGCGACGCCGATCGTCGAACCCGGACAGGTGCGCCGCCCCGATCCGGACGATGCGTCCGTCGAGCGGGCCGCGTCGGTGATCGACGCCGCCGACCGACCGATAGTCCTCGCAGGGAACGGCGCCGTCAGGACCCGCGCCGCGGACCGCCTCCGCGGGTTCGTCGACCGCCTCGAGATCCCCGTCGTCGCCACGTACATGGGCAAGGGCGCGATCTCGGACCGCGACCCGGCGTCGCTGATGACGCTCGACTCCGGCCCCGAGGGAGAGGCCGAGCGGGCGATCGAGCGCGCCGACTGCGTGATCGCGGTGGGCTACGACATCGCCGAGCACGACCCGCAAGACTGGAACCCCGACCTCGAGACGGCCATCGTCCACGTGGATCACGAACCGGCGGAGGTCTATCGCCACTACACGCCGGACGTCGAACTCGTCGCCGACGTCGGCGCCGCACTCGAGGCCGTCGGCGAGGCGCTCCCGGCCGCGGCCTGCTCGCTCTGGTGCGGCGACCGCCACATCCGCATCCTGACGGAGGCCACGTCGCCGCCCGACGCGGACGACCCGATCACCGTCCGGAACGCCCTTCCCCTGTTGCGCGAGGCGATGACCGACGCGGACGTCCTCGTCTCCGACGTCGGCAGCCACAAGATGGCCATCGCGCAGGCGTTTCCCACCTACGAGCCCAACACCTGCATCGTATCGAACGGCCTGGCGAGCATGGGGATCGCCGTCCCCGGCGCGCTCGCCGCCGATCGCGCCCTCGACGCGAACGTCGTCGCCGCGACGGGCGACGGCGGCTTCCTCATGAACGCCGCGGAGCTCGAGACGGCGACCCGCCTCGACTGCTCGTTCACGGTCGTCGTCTTCACAGACGACGATTACGGGTTGATCTCCGAGAAACAGGTCGAGCACCGCGGCGAGGCCACCGGAACGGGACTGGGGAACCCCGACTTCGTGGCGTTCGCCGAGAGCTTCGGCATCGAGGCCTACCGACCCGAGACGTGGGACGAGGTGGAATCGGCGTTCGCGGCGGCCGTGCCCTCGGAGGATCTCGCGGTGATCGACCTCCAACTGGAGTGA
- a CDS encoding VOC family protein — protein sequence MREFDRVSEVIRYAEDVTRLTEFYTGVFDFEIAAGDPAHGFVRFDTGDCSLCLHAGRDADLGDYPTKVVFAVDDVDAAREYLLDRDVEMGDIRSPAPGTRVCDGRDPEGNPFSIESTD from the coding sequence ATGCGCGAATTCGACCGAGTATCGGAAGTGATCCGCTACGCCGAGGACGTCACCCGCCTGACGGAGTTTTACACCGGCGTCTTCGACTTCGAGATCGCCGCCGGTGACCCCGCACACGGCTTCGTCCGCTTCGACACCGGCGATTGCAGCCTTTGTCTACACGCCGGCCGGGACGCCGACCTCGGCGACTACCCCACGAAAGTCGTGTTCGCGGTCGACGACGTCGACGCGGCCCGGGAGTACCTCCTGGATCGCGACGTCGAAATGGGCGACATCCGGTCGCCGGCGCCCGGAACGCGCGTCTGCGACGGCCGCGATCCGGAGGGAAACCCGTTCTCGATCGAATCGACGGACTAG
- a CDS encoding GAF domain-containing sensor histidine kinase, which produces MASTTDASEPLYEFVTQLEVAEQRREVYELAVDWVADVLGYQDCAVLVVEDGRFVPKAARATSLQPDVTPLGADEGVAGLTRRTGESRVVNGLSSDSTARPTDADYCSVLSVPVGSDGVFQLLSAEVDAFEEADCEIVERVATHVERALERISHASTITRERDRFAALFENVSDAVLEYRVADDAVRVERVNAAFVRHFGFEPAEAIDRRVDDLLVPDSDGAPVEYRAAVNAGERRDTEVVRHTSDGPQSFLLRAVPTDAADGGRGYLIYTDISTLKARERELERQNERLESFTSIVSHDLRNPLAIAQGYAEIAREDSATEHLSTVVEELDRMDRMIEELLTLAKKGEVVGETQPVDLAAAARSAWNHVETGTAELVVETDATIEADRPRLEELFENLYRNAIEHGLDDRPAADDAREAGDADGGPSPGEPALTVTVGSLEAALDGGFFVADDGRGIEPDERENVLEMGFSGAGGTGFGLGIVSEIARAHGWDVAVTESRDGGARFEFAGAGSGPA; this is translated from the coding sequence ATGGCGAGCACGACCGACGCCTCGGAGCCGCTCTACGAGTTCGTCACCCAGTTGGAGGTGGCCGAGCAGCGCCGCGAGGTCTACGAACTCGCCGTCGACTGGGTCGCCGACGTGCTGGGATACCAGGACTGCGCCGTCCTCGTCGTCGAGGACGGCCGATTCGTCCCGAAAGCGGCGCGTGCGACGTCCCTCCAGCCGGACGTGACCCCGCTGGGCGCCGACGAAGGCGTCGCCGGCCTGACCCGCCGAACCGGCGAGTCCCGGGTGGTAAACGGCCTGTCGAGCGATTCGACGGCCCGGCCGACGGACGCCGACTACTGCTCGGTGCTGTCGGTCCCCGTCGGATCGGACGGCGTCTTCCAGCTCCTGTCCGCCGAGGTCGACGCCTTCGAGGAGGCGGACTGCGAGATCGTCGAACGAGTCGCCACGCACGTCGAACGTGCGCTCGAACGGATCTCACACGCGTCGACGATCACCCGCGAACGCGACCGCTTCGCCGCCCTCTTCGAGAACGTGTCGGACGCCGTCCTGGAGTACCGGGTAGCCGACGACGCGGTCCGCGTCGAGCGCGTCAACGCCGCCTTCGTCCGCCACTTCGGGTTCGAACCGGCCGAGGCGATCGATCGACGGGTCGACGACCTGCTCGTCCCCGATTCGGACGGCGCCCCGGTCGAATACCGGGCGGCGGTGAACGCGGGGGAGCGTCGTGACACGGAGGTCGTTCGCCACACCAGCGATGGCCCGCAGTCGTTTCTGCTCCGCGCCGTGCCGACCGACGCCGCGGACGGCGGCCGGGGCTATCTCATCTACACCGACATCTCGACCCTCAAAGCGCGCGAGCGAGAACTCGAGCGCCAGAACGAGCGCCTCGAGTCGTTCACCAGCATCGTGAGCCACGACCTCCGAAACCCGCTCGCCATCGCGCAGGGCTACGCGGAGATCGCCCGGGAGGACTCCGCGACCGAACACCTCTCGACGGTCGTCGAAGAACTCGATCGGATGGATCGGATGATCGAGGAACTGCTGACCCTCGCGAAGAAGGGCGAGGTCGTCGGCGAGACGCAACCGGTCGACCTGGCGGCGGCGGCACGGTCGGCCTGGAACCACGTCGAGACCGGCACCGCCGAACTCGTCGTCGAAACCGACGCCACGATCGAGGCCGACCGCCCCCGTCTCGAGGAACTGTTCGAGAACCTCTACCGAAACGCGATCGAACACGGCCTGGACGATCGGCCGGCCGCCGACGACGCCCGGGAGGCCGGTGACGCGGACGGCGGTCCGTCGCCCGGCGAGCCGGCCCTCACCGTGACGGTCGGGTCACTCGAAGCCGCCCTCGACGGCGGCTTCTTCGTCGCAGACGACGGGCGGGGAATCGAACCGGACGAGCGCGAGAACGTCCTCGAGATGGGCTTCTCGGGGGCCGGCGGGACCGGGTTCGGGCTGGGGATCGTCTCCGAGATCGCCCGCGCACACGGCTGGGACGTCGCCGTGACCGAAAGTCGGGACGGCGGCGCGCGGTTCGAGTTCGCCGGGGCTGGATCCGGTCCGGCCTGA